CAGCAAACACACGGACTGGAAAGTGATCTGTGAGAGTCGGTGGGAGGTTTTTTATCAGACTACTTCATCCTCCATGGATCTCAATGAACTCTCCAAAGGATGTTTTCTACAACCAAGTAAAGAAACATCTAATCACAACAAGATTcaagttgtgtgtgcgtgtttaatgTTTGGTTGAACTGGAAAGTGGTGCCAAGgattctaaaaaaaaactttgggaACCAGTTAGGATGTTTGATTGACACAGCCTTAGTCGACATCGACCTGTGTGAGCTCCCTTAATCATGCTTCATTTTACAGTCATTGACGAGCCAACAGTTGAGATAAAAAGACACAGATGGAAGAAATGGTAGAAAATGGTCAAATCAATATATTTACTATATTAATCTCATCATATTAACTGTATACACTTGATGTTTTACGTTTAGAAGTAGCCTTAATTGGCGGTTTTACAAATGGAAAAAATTTGAGTCCCTATCTCAGTCATGTTTgcacttttgctttttttggaggatgttgcaaaatttCATATAAAGAAACGGCAGCTGTGCAGTTAATTGTATACGAGGCACTCGGTCTTGTGACTGCCGACTTCCACGACTGAGTTTGATGATACATGAACGTGCCGCTGCAACACACGAAAgcggtgagcaccaatgttttgaactggatgcgggcagccaccagtagccagtgaagagagcggtggtagtgtgggagaatttcggaaggtgaaagaccagtcgagctgctgcattctggatgagctgcagagatccaatggcggtagcagggagacctgccaggagggagttacagtactccaggcgggagatgacaagagcctgaatcagtacctgcgctggcttttgagtgagaaggggatgtattctcctgatgttgtagaccGTGTATCTACGGGATACACGCTACAGGTTTTGTACAACTTGGAACCTGTTACGGCcctcattttaatttattgaggGGCCCTTTTCTGAAAATCCCTACCTAATACCCATAATAAAAACTACTTGAGGCCTCTCTCTGCTAGAATTGAGCTGACCTACTTCTAATGCAAAAATTAGAAGATGACACAGACGGCAACACGCACAACCTCCACTGGCAGAAATGTAAAACTACCAGACGGATACGGAGAGTATGAGTTCAGTAGTTGGGACGTGGCCTGCATCAAGTGGCAGAATAGGTAAATTATTGTATcattaatataaatacaacTGTTAAGTGCCAGTGTAAGTGCCACAACAGGTTTAAATTGTGAAGAGATTTTGAAAGTTAACGTATGTTGTCATGAAACTGTTACTTAATAGaacatttgttctttttacaAAGTTTTATGAAGTCATGCAGAAGATGTCGActgacattttaataatttattatttctatttttgcaCTAACAAGAGTCCATCAATAATCATTCATGTTATATTATGTTAATCATCCTTTaatgtttttcaaaaataaaatgttccgaAATAGTACAGTTAGATCAGGTAACTagcaaataataataacgttCAGCCTCTACTGGACTTCCTTATTCCTTCATAGATAACGAACCCTGAAATGCACTAATAGACAGCGTATTACTCCAGATGAAGTAATGAAGAGAAAACAATATCGTTGCAATTATTGAAATGTATTACTTTCATCACAACCGCTAACTCTCTTCCATAATATAACCACCGCTATCACTACTCactgcagatttttttctgttttaaaatgtatttttatctcTCATTTGTATTGTGCTGGGTTGCCCTGCAAGGATTGCTAAACACTTATATCATTGGATCTTGTGCTTAATTTAGGGTTACTATAAATTTCTGCCATACACTTGAGGACAATGGTTTTGtaactaaaataaaactgaaaaggTGACGCTTACACTGTGGTTATCTGTTCAACTTAGCAGCTGAAGACACTACACCATTCTGCAGAGGAGCTTCTTAAGGTGATCATAAATTCTCCTCATTTTTAGTCCATAAatgattggattaaaaagaggATGGTAAATCACAAATTGTAAGGTCATAATCAAACGTACAATTTTTGGAGATTCAAGTTCTAGTCGAGGAATTAGCACATCACATGAAGTTAAACAGGAAAAGTTGATTAGAACCAGCAGATGGGGAAAACAGGTCTGTGCAGCTCTTCTCCTGACTCCTCTACATCGATACGATACTACAAGTATCCTGCTGTATGTGAAAAGTAtgaagagaaaagggagaagtAAAACAGTAACAAAAACAACCAAGCCATATATATTCAGTGTTCTTGAACTAACACACTGAAGTGTTAGAACTGTGCTGTTGCAAAGTATTCCcttcaaatgaaatgtacaGATTTGTTCTCTAGCATTTAGTAATAATGCTACTGACATTAAACAAGCAGGCAGAATCCAAGCAGAAAACAGGAAAATATTAACAGTTATTTTTTGCATGATGGTTGTATATTTCAGAGGGTTACATATAGacacatatctgtcataggccataacagacaagagaaagaaatctgAACCTCCTAACCAGTAATATGAAAACCACTGGAAGAGACATGCTGGATAAGATATGATCTGTTCATCTGATAAAAAGTCAATCAAAAGCTTTGGGTAGATAacagtgctgaaaagaacagagtTGATTAATAGagctgcaatgaaaatgtacattggctcatgcaggttttttttaataattatgaTGCAAACAATAGTGGCATTACTGCTCATCACTAAAATAAACACCGTAAACatgatcacaaaataaagacatCCATATTTTTGCACTTCCACATGCCCACCAAACGTTATATAAGTCACATTTAATCTATTATCCATTGATAATTTATGCAGTGCGATGATAACAAATATTATTAACAGGACATAAACAGCACTAGATTGTCTCTCTCAGTCTTCAGTACCTGACCTTGATATGCTCTGGTGTAAACCGGAGAACACACGGACTGGAAAGTGATCTGTGAGATTCGGTGGGAGGTTTTTTATCAGACTACTTCATCCTCCATGGATCTCATTGAACTCTCCAAAGGATGAACTCTGTAAACAACTTGATTCTGGAGGCCTGAAGTCATAGATGTTTTCTATAACCAAGTAAAGAAACATCTAATCATAAGAttcaagttgtgtgtgtttagttgaACTGGAAAGTGCTGCCATGGATgctaaaaaaaatctttggggTTCCTAACTGTTCCAATAAGAACAGTTAGGAGGTCCTTGATTTACACAGCCTCAGTCGACATCGATCTGTGTGAGCTCCCTTTATCAAGCTTAATTTTACAGTCATTGACGAGCAAACAGTTGAGGTGAAAAGACAACAATGACCACAGATTTATGAAATGATAGAcatggtaaaataaatatatttactatatTAATCTCTTATATTAACTATACAATTGAGCCATGTTTTACGTTTAGAAATAGCCTTAATTGGTGGttttacaaatagaaaaaaataaataagtaaatgttTCTTCACTAGCGAGTCGATCCCCATAGACCCCAATGTTAAAATGCACAAATTTAAAATGGGCTAATTTGAGACTATGTTTCGGTCATGTTTGGccttttgctgttttttggaTGTTGTTTCTTGCAAAATTTCATATCAATAGCAGTGTTCTCGTGCAATTTACATTAGATATTCGCGGCCCAGCTCGAGTCAGGTTGCTGAGTTGCATCTGACTGTGCCAACCTTGTCAGGAACATCTCCACCTTTCCTACGGCTTAGACCTGAAAGCATAGATAAGAAATCTTCGGTGTTTGGATCTTTGTTTTGGTGGCGGTGGGACATTGTCTTCAAATAGGTAGTAGCTTAGATAGATGTAGGATGTGTTTTATGACATTTGTCCCTAGAATCAACTCATCATGCTCTCTGGGGACACCAAGCGTGggaacaaacattttaaaggcCTAAACTTCCATCTTTACACCAAAAGCGCAGTTTGCCTGAATCATGGATAAGAGGGAGAAGTTTATTCTTCCTACGATAGATGACATCCTACCTAAACTCAGGCGGTAAATTATTTTCCCTTTTGGACGCAGCAAGTGGTTTTTGGCAGATACCACTAGACAGAGAGTGATAAACTCACTACTTTATAACCCCCTTTGGAAGGCATTTTTTCAAGACACCAGGGCCCGTATCCCTAAAGAATTTTTGTGCAAAAAGTGGCTCCTAGCGGCCAAATTCTAAGAAAATTCTCAGAGTCATGACGTTTTCTTAGAATTTCCCCTAAAAGTGACACGAAAATCCAAATTAATATAAAAGCTATTCCTCAAGATTCCTTGTGCTTAAAAGGGCTCCTAAGGCGAGATCTGCTAAGAGCAGGGAAGAGGACTTATAGTGGCTTAGGAGTTCCCCTAAGCAGCTGCACAAAATGGCCaacagaggaggcaggagagatgtCCTGCAAACACTGGATGACAGGGAATTATTGAGACGCTACAGATTGGATCGTGCAGGAATCATGTTTGTGGTGGATCTCCTTAGAGATGCAATTACTTCACCAACTCGACGCCACAACGCTATTACACCGGAGAAGAAAGTTGCCAGATTATGTGGTAGGCTATAGTATTTTGCTCACCTGTGAGTGAGGATTCCCGCTTGTGAGCTGCAATCTCATCTTTTGCCTTGGACTGCAGCACATACCACCTTTTCTCACAATCGTCGCCTGTCCGCACCAGGCTTGGCTGGTGACAGTTGGGCCAAATTTTCCTCGTAACATACCTTTATGTTCGTTCACCAACTGGGCCAGCAACAAACCTTGCTCCTCAGTCCAGTTCGGCTTGCGAttccttttttctccattttctgtgtttctagGATATTTGTTAATAAGCCTTCATAAATAGACCAGCCAGCAATCACAGACATTGATAAAAGCTGAGCCGCGTTACCCTCGTTAAGACCACACTGAGTTGTAACGTTGCAATTTCTACTTCATTAAGGACAGCCCCTTGAGATAGGCcatctttttttcaatggggTCAATATGGGAGTGAAAGTACAAAATATGCCAGCTAGGATATCAATATGAGCAAATAAGACACAAATCATTATTTGAACAGGGTGTAATGAGCTTAACTTTTCACATATTTTAGATTCTAATGTTATGCTATAAACCCTACAGCTTACTATTCATTTTCCAGATATTTtcttgaatgtgaaatattatttACAATTACAGTCTGCATAAGATTAGAGTGTATAATTATGTTTATTGATTTGAGGGTACATCCTTTGCTCATTATCACCAAAAGTTCATTTTCATCAAACTTGTAGGATCAACCAATCACGGCTTTTGAAATGATGACTCATATCTAGCAACGTGGTCAACCACACCTCCTCACTAAGATAGGATTTTCCATCCATTCCTTGCTCAGAGTTCACTGAAAATGTTCTGGAATCACTTCTAAGCTAAAACTCCTGGCAAGGAATTTTTAGGTTAAGTTAGGAGCTCTCTGAGAGGATTCTCAGAATCGGGCCCAGAAATCTTTCAACATGAAATAACTGAACTCTTGAAAAATCAAGATGGCCTGGCGGTTTGCATAGGCAAAACATCATTTTTCATCCAGTGTTACTGTGAGGTAACCAAGTGGaccacagcagcacacaggGGAGTTTTTTCTGGGAAATAATAAGTTtattcaaatacacacaaaaaaggtgCACAGGGCAGGGTTCATTTCATCACAACCCCCCGGCCTCTTCCCTCATATAACAACCTCTGTCTGATCACAACTCACTACACCACTTACTATATTTGGATACTTTTATTTCTCTCATCTATATCTTTTTCAGTAAATTGGCTAGGTCTGAGATCACACTATATCACAATATACTTAAAGACTATGATGTTACTTACTGGTTATGACGTGACCAAAGTGAGAAATGGATGCTTACACAGTTCAACTTAACAGCTGAAGACACAACACCGTTCAGCAGAACAGTTTCTTTAGGTGATCATAAATTCTCCTCATTTTTAGTCCATAAatgattggattaaaaagaggGTGATATATTACAACTTGTAAAGCCATTATTAGACTTACAATTTTTGAAGAATTAAGTTCCAGTCGAGAAAGAAGTACATCATATGTAGTGAAACAGGAAAAGTTGATTAGAACCAGCAGATGAGGTAAACAGGTCTGTGCAGCTCTTCTCCTGACTCCTCTACATCGATACGATACTACAAGTATCCTGCTGTATGTGAAGAGTATGAAGAGCACAGggagaattacaaaaaaaacaaaaagaaacaagccaTATACATTCAGTATTGTTGATCTCACACAGTGAAGTGTTAGAACTGTGCTGTTGCAAAGTATTCCTTTCAAATGATATTTACaaatttcttttttagcacttaGTAATAATACTACTAAAAAGAAACCAGCAGGCAGAATCCAAGcgaaaataagaaaaatggtAACAGTGTGTTTCTGCATGATGGTTGTATATTGCAGAGGGTTACATATAGacacatatctgtcataggccATGATGGACAATAGAAAGAAATCTGAAACAACTAACCAATAATATGAAAACCACTGAAAGAGACATGCTGGATAAGatatgatctgtttttctgataaGAAGTCAACCAAAAGCTTTGGGTAGATAGCAGTGCTGAAAAAAACAGAGTTGATTAACAAAGCCgcaatgaaaatgtacattggctCATGCAGGTTTTTGTGAATCATTATGATGCACACAATAGTGAGATTACTGCtgattattaaaatatacaccgtaaacatgatcacaaaataaagatatcTATATTTGTGCACTTCCACATGCCCACCAAAAGCTATATAAGTCACATTTAATCTATAATCCATTGATAatgtatcaggaatcaggaaacatttatttgccaaaatatgctaaacatacaaggaatttgtcttggcggttagtgcgcgacagtagacagacaacagtgcacaagtaataaaataaagtaaaatgaaatgctaatgcaatgggttagtagaataaggctatgggttagtataggTTAGTATGCAGTGAgatgataacaaataataataatcggaCATAAACAGCACTAGATTGTCTCTCAGTCTTCAGTACCTGACCTTGATATGCTCTGGTGTGatccagcaaacacacagactgGAAAGAGATCTGTGAGAGTCGGTGGGAGGTTTTTTATCAGACTACTTCATCCTCCATGGATCTTATTGAACTCTCCAAAGGATGAACTCTGTAAACAACTTGATTCTAGAGGGCTGAAGTCATACAAGTTTTCTATGCCAAATTAAAGAAGCCTCTAATCACAAGATTCTTTTGCGGTTCGGGGGCATTGAAGCAGATTGTTCTGTGGACCAAACTAAAAAAACCTTTGGTGAAGCTTCAGAATGTTGTGGCCTGAAAGTCTTAGGTGCATTAAGGGACGGTGACCCTAGAACAGTGATTCTTAACCATAGGGCCGCGGCCCAAACTTGGGCCACCAGCGCCCCCTAGAGGGCCGcaaaaaactttcagttttgcaCCTGTGGGCCGCAAGGGCCGCGGGACTGCGTGCAGCTTTCGACCAtgtggtggcggtaatgcatcactcggttgtttaaaaagcgccaatacacagagaagaagactgtCTACTTCGCAGCAAAAAtggatacgtttttaaaaagaaaaaatgaagacgaACGTCCTGCCGATACCCCCACCCAGAAGACAAAGTTTTGCACTTTAATTTcatttacagtttatttatatttatagatttatattatttgaatgcatttattttatcaccccctttttattgatttcatgatttatttatatatatataatttattttttattaatttaaagtaaaaatcctactattggtcttttttttattatgattaAAAAGCCTGAATTGATCCTTGAAATTTTTTCTTATCACAGCTTGATTTGGTCCATGAATTATCAGCCTGTTCGGTGTCTTGATGTATGTGTGCAGGTTTATGTAAACGTTTAATAAAAGTCTTTGTGATGATCCCATTTtatcatgtcattttatttgacaattttttttgcttgttaaacaataagtggatttggtttattattgaatacaaatcaaaccgagagtgaagtcaattaaacctatacagtgttaatatttaatgggcCCCGGGCCACTTTGTACTATAAAAATTGGGCCTCAAGGTCGAAAAGGTTAAGAACCCCTGCCCTAGAATACCAGGGTGGACActggtggtcagggaagccatCCAACTGAAAAAGGATGTCACAACAGCCAGGGTGGTGTGTCAGGAAGCagagttttgaaaaacaaaaggtaaCTCTTAATATATCCAAAATTCAAAATCCCAAAATGCCAGAGGGGGGGCGCGCAGACATGGGAAAAATGCTGACACAGACCGGGACCAGGAACCCACGAACGTGGGAACGAAATTCAGCACATGAAGACATTCAAAACTTGGAGACTTGCATTCGAGATTGACATTCAATGACGCCACAAGGGGCACAGATGTCTTgaaggggatgacaggacacatcaggaagtgaagttaacccagggacaccagaggcatgaaacaacaacaaaataaaaggagacgtgaacccaaaccgtgacaaaggTGTTGATATCCGGTTAGACTCCGGAGGCGGTGACTGAGTACCGACGGGCTGGACGACAACTTTAGCCATGAAGGAGGCAAAGGAGGAAGTTCGGGGTAGCTATGGAGAAAGACTTCCGAATGGCACCTCAAGAGAGGGAAAACAGGGAATTATCCAAGcagtgtacagtaaggatggaaCCCCGTTGactgcaattgaggaggttatTAGGTGGTGGAAGGAGCACTTTGAGGAACCCCTACATCCAACTTCtatgccctctttggtagaggcggagatGTAGGCTGAGGAAAGATCctcgtcaatttgcctggtcACAGACTGGTTGTCAAAAAACTCCTCAGTGGCAAATCTCCAAGGATtaatgagatccgtccagaaaTACAGGAGGCAATGGGTTTTGGAGGGCTTTCTGGGATGACAcacctcttcaacattgcgtagAAGTTTGGCACAGTGCCTAAGGAGTTGCCAACTGTGGTGGGGGTATCTCTATTCAAAAAGGacgaccagagagtgtgtgccattTACAGGgctatcacactactcagcctccctggtaaagtctactccaaggtgctggaaatgAGGGTTTGGCCGATTGAACCAGGGAtagaagaggaacaatgcagaTTTCGTCCTGTTCGTGGATCAATGGACCTTGGGCcttatttataaatgttgcgtacgccgctctctacgcactAGTTGGTATTTATAAatagcaaacttgacggaaaaatgtgcggtccttcacgcaagctcatACCCATGcatacgcacaaaaacgggtgaaatgagaaccgtcggcaaatgcaagaaacacgcaaacgtgtgtgaaagtgtaaaaaactagactgttgtaaaagaaatgccaatactgcctctcataaataacacgcaCACCCGATGgctctgcagcgtaaaacaaacaaatacaaatgaacacattttcaaaaagaaaagtgaaatatgttctgcaataatattggcatcttatgcaattcatcctcaaaacacagctgttgcttgtcagatgcaatcaaacggacggtaataaaatgccattatgccatcacaatgcgtaatgacacgaaatggctgatcttgcgctcttagaagatgtggcaaatggaaggattcgcgctgtagtgcggcgcaccatcggcctgtttaagggcagatggcgctgcctcgactgcactggagggaggctATTGTTTGCTCCtgaaaggtgtgcaaaatcgtgctggcatgtgctgtgctacataatgtggcacagcttccaaatgtgcctcgaccccctgacgccgatggctgtgttggcccagacccaGTCCCAGATCACCAATCATTGCCgacagtctctcatcaagaagGGACAGCTCTGGtgtcccctctcccccacccgtggcagacagactttggcgatggcgcgctaaatgctttttttgcatccactttgatgtcggaccattttttctttattccggcCACGGtacgaggttgtgaggctgcagtgtTCCTCTGCAACattttgccactcaagtgcctttttggcattagtaatgtcCATACTgggccctccaaaaagcattagACTTCTCCTTTacacctcgccaatgataatttcgacttcgaagttacgtttcttcgttttcctctcagtgttagCCATGATTttgcaatcgatgaatattcatttgtgggcgttccacagactatatatgggcaactatgggcgtgacatgaagccgcaaaagctgcgctgcatttagaagtgattgtgatttattaagggaaaactgcgtaggagtCTAAATATTTCTGTGCCTatgcacgtcctacgtttcattcgtacgccacttctggcgcaaatcctacgcaaggttttataactGAGGCCCCAGATATTTACTTTTGCGATGATCATGATTGGTGTCATCCGatctacatgtgttttgaagTGTAAGACCCTGAGAGAGCGCTGTCTTGctactaaaataaaacaagcagtcAGAATCTAAGCGAAAAATAGGAAGCaattcacatttgttttgttgatgATGGGTGGATATTGCGGGGGGTTACATTTTAGacacatatctgtcataggccATAACCGTCAAGGGAAGAAAAACTGATACGGCTAACCAGTAATATCAAAACCACTGGAAGAGACATGCTGAATCCGTTTACCGTTAGTTTTTTCGTTATTCAACTGAGAATCGAAAAACGTCATTGTTAGTTGTCGGAAGCGCATGTCCATGTCCTTGTACTTGTCTACTGTGCCCTGTGCCCTGACTAGTAGTCagggcaaagtgaagctttctgaaccagtgaagctttccagccaattgtatcggaaaaaggttcattcattaaatgcatcgcaaactattgggacctctgctgttgaaaacttgtagtgcaaataTTTCGAATAGCCTActacagcggttcccaaactcaagaatgccgcggcccaatttgaaatctgaaaatcttttgcggcccacccaaacctttaatcacaactcagATCAAAAcatgatgattaaatgaccaattttaaccaaaatcaaacatccatgagcaaaagtccgtctccgcgaggtatttgctcgcttgcgaaacgtgaacttcgttgctcgcgaggagaatctctgctcgcgctcgaaggagttttctacgcgctcgctgtttttctttttgacagtaaggggacggagccagtcaccatggtccccgcccccctcgccatccacgccctaaatcttcggctgctttccagccacgccgcctgccaagggctccttttagaataacttattttccccgttaagatggttcagctactgtaaagaaaagggcaccgtctctcgctctttaatctcatgaagtgctcggaaagaacgacagctttgtttctctgacgcgccctgaaagcagctcctaTCTCAcacgcttgagcgccgctcagcatctcgccgtcgaaGACCGAGCTttgcatgtttggcagagcgccttgagcgccgtgtacaaccagtatggatcaaccgattaaccaattgatccatatttAAGGcactccggattataaggcactgtcgttttttgagaaaattaaagccttgtaagtgcgccttggagtgcggaaaatgcggtatatttacttacTACTAAATACTAAAAGAGGGCGCCcagtttgttgaacaacgacaggcggaca
The window above is part of the Gasterosteus aculeatus chromosome 16, fGasAcu3.hap1.1, whole genome shotgun sequence genome. Proteins encoded here:
- the LOC144388787 gene encoding olfactory receptor 11A1-like, whose protein sequence is MDYRLNVTYIAFGGHVEVHKYRYLYFVIMFTVYILIISSNLTIVCIIMIHKNLHEPMYIFIAALLINSVFFSTAIYPKLLVDFLSEKQIISYPACLFQWFSYYWLVVSDFFLLSIMAYDRYVSICNPLQYTTIMQKHTVTIFLIFAWILPAGFFLVVLLLSAKKEICKYHLKGILCNSTVLTLHCVRSTILNVYGLFLFVFFVILPVLFILFTYSRILVVSYRCRGVRRRAAQTCLPHLLVLINFSCFTTYDVLLSRLELNSSKIVSLIMALQVVIYHPLFNPIIYGLKMRRIYDHLKKLFC
- the LOC120834383 gene encoding olfactory receptor 11A1-like; this encodes MDNRLNVTYITFGGHVEVQKYGCLYFVIMFTVFILVMSSNATIVCIIIIKKNLHEPMYIFIAALLINSVLFSTVIYPKLLIDFLSDEQIISYPACLFQWFSYYWLGGSDFFLLSVMAYDRYVSICNPLKYTTIMQKITVNIFLFSAWILPACLMSVALLLNAREQICTFHLKGILCNSTVLTLQCVSSRTLNIYGLVVFVTVLLLPFLFILFTYSRILVVSYRCRGVRRRAAQTCFPHLLVLINFSCLTSCDVLIPRLELESPKIVRLIMTLQFVIYHPLFNPIIYGLKMRRIYDHLKKLLCRMV